The Terriglobales bacterium genome includes a region encoding these proteins:
- the rplT gene encoding 50S ribosomal protein L20, with amino-acid sequence MPRVKRGTKRCARRKKILERASGYYLTKSKLYRSAKESVERALKFAYSGRKQKKRQFRSIWIVRIGAAAKQHGLSYSRFISGLKKSGVELDRKILADLAVKDPAGFKGLAEQAKSALGTSAA; translated from the coding sequence ATGCCCCGCGTAAAACGTGGAACCAAGCGCTGCGCGCGCCGCAAAAAGATATTAGAGCGCGCCAGCGGTTATTACCTCACAAAATCCAAGCTCTACCGCTCCGCCAAAGAGTCTGTAGAGCGCGCCCTCAAGTTTGCCTACTCCGGACGCAAGCAGAAAAAGCGCCAGTTCCGCTCCATCTGGATCGTGCGCATCGGCGCCGCCGCCAAACAGCACGGGCTCAGCTACAGCCGATTTATCAGCGGCCTGAAAAAGAGCGGAGTCGAACTGGACCGCAAGATCCTGGCGGATCTCGCAGTGAAAGATCCAGCCGGCTTTAAGGGCCTGGCCGAACAGGCGAAGAGCGCACTGGGGACATCGGCGGC
- the rpmI gene encoding 50S ribosomal protein L35, which produces MPKLKTHKGAAKRFKKTATGKIKRAHAMSRHILTSKPTKRKRQNDKSKLVDPADAPKIKRMIPY; this is translated from the coding sequence ATGCCGAAACTCAAAACTCACAAAGGCGCCGCCAAGCGCTTTAAAAAGACGGCCACGGGCAAGATCAAGCGCGCGCATGCCATGTCGCGTCACATCCTGACCTCGAAGCCCACCAAGCGCAAGCGCCAGAACGATAAGAGCAAGCTGGTGGACCCGGCCGACGCACCTAAAATCAAGCGGATGATTCCGTATTAA
- the infC gene encoding translation initiation factor IF-3 — MNERIRAREVRVIDDESGQLGIMPPFEAIKKARERGLDLVEISPNAVPPVCKIMDYGKFLYEQEKKERAAKKKQKVITVKEVKFSINVDDHDYETKKNHVLRFLAEGDKVKASLRFRGREMAHRNLGRDMIDRLIRDVSEKAVVEFAPRMEGNTMHAILAPKKAESMPKPPKPQAPQQPQQQ, encoded by the coding sequence ATGAACGAACGCATTCGTGCCCGCGAGGTGCGAGTGATTGACGACGAGAGCGGACAGCTCGGAATCATGCCGCCTTTCGAGGCGATTAAAAAGGCGCGCGAGCGCGGCCTCGACCTGGTTGAAATTTCTCCGAACGCCGTCCCGCCGGTCTGCAAGATCATGGACTACGGCAAGTTCCTTTACGAGCAAGAGAAAAAGGAACGGGCGGCCAAGAAGAAGCAGAAGGTCATCACCGTCAAGGAAGTCAAGTTCAGCATCAACGTTGACGACCATGACTACGAGACCAAAAAGAACCACGTGCTGCGCTTCCTGGCCGAGGGCGACAAGGTAAAGGCCAGCCTGCGCTTCCGCGGGCGCGAAATGGCGCACCGCAATTTGGGTCGTGACATGATTGACCGGCTGATTCGTGATGTCAGCGAAAAAGCCGTGGTGGAATTTGCGCCGCGCATGGAAGGCAACACCATGCACGCCATCCTGGCGCCGAAGAAGGCTGAATCGATGCCTAAGCCGCCCAAGCCTCAAGCACCACAGCAGCCGCAGCAACAGTAG